The following is a genomic window from Pedobacter sp. KBS0701.
TGATCAATGCCTCATATTTATCTGCTAAATCTGCAATTTTATCTAGCGGAGCAACAGATCCGTCCATAGAGAAAGCGCCATCGGTAACAATAATCCTATGTCTGCAATCTTTAGCTGCAATTAACTGCTTTTCCAGATCTTCCATATCGGCATTTTTATAACGGAAACGCTGTGCTTTACACAATCTAACACCATCTATAATTGATGCATGGTTTAACTCATCAGAAATAATAGCATCTTCAGCATTAAACAATGGCTCAAAAACTCCACCGTTTGCATCAAATGCAGCAGCATATAAAATGGTATCTTCAGTACCTAAAAATTTGGAAATCTTAGCTTCCAGTTCTTTGTGCACATCTTGTGTTCCACAGATAAAACGTACTGAAGACATTCCATAACCATGATCATCGATTGCTTTTTTTGCCGCTTCTATCACTTTTGGATGAGAAGAAAGTCCTAAATAATTATTTGCACAAAAGTTAACTACTTCAGCACCACCACTTACTTTAATGTCGGCACCCTGAGGTGTAATAATTATACGTTCGCGTTTAAATAATCCAGCGTTTTCGATTTCTTCAAGTTCCTTTTGCAGAACAGGTTGTAATGTTTTATACATGGCCTTTTTATATGGTTGTTTTGACGTCAAAGTTATAAAAAAAAGTATTTTATAACCTAAAAAGGCAATTTTACTCCATTATTTTGCAGATAAACGTTTGACTGATCAGGGGATCTTCGTGATATTATTTTTAAAAACTATCTATCCAGATTATTTTTTTTCGATCTTAACAAACTTTAACATACACCAATGTGTATATAGTCTTAAAGTTATTCGATCTTTATAGCTTACTAATCTAACGTATGATAAGAATTTGCGCGCTCCTGTTTTTTTGCGGCCTCACCAATTTTGCATTTGCACAACATTTTACAGTTACTGGCACAATTAAAGATACGAACGGACAACCTGTTCCATTTGCATCGGTTTATTTAAAAAGCACTACTTCGGGAACCTCTGCAAATATTGACGGAAAATATTCGATTAAGCTGAAAAGCGGTGAGCATACCTTAAGTTTTAGAGCTGTAGGTTACAAACAGCAAGAGCATATTGTAAATGCCTCAGCAAATCTTGTGCTTAATGTAACGCTAACGGCAGAAAGTTATACTTTAGAAAACGTAAATATCAGGGCCAATGCCGAAGATCCGGCTTATGCCATTATCCGTAAGGCCATTAAACAAAGAAAAACACATTTAGAGGAGGTTAAAGTTTTCAGTTGTGATGTTTACATTAAAGGAGTGCAAAGATTAAAAGGTGCACCAAAAAAATTCTTCGGACAGGATATACAGAAAATTTTAGAGCTGGATACTAACCGGAAAGGCATTATATACCTATCAGAATCGCAAAGCAAGTTTAATTTCAGACGGCCAAACGATGTGCATGAAGAAATGATCTCCTCAAAAGTTGCTGGCAGGAACAACTCATTCAGTTTTAACAAGGCATCTGATCTGATCATCAATTTTTACGATAACTACCTGCTCGAAAATAAATTAAGTTCAAGAGGATATATTTCTCCAATTGCAGACAATGCACTCTTCTATTATAAATATAAATTACTGGGCGAAAGCAAAGAAAACGGAGAAATCATCCATAAAATAGAAGTGATTCCCCGCCGTGAAAACGATCCTGTTTTTAGGGGGATTATCTATATTATTGACGATAGCTGGAGAATTTACAATACAGATGTTTACCTGACCAAAAACGCAGGTATCAACTTTATCGATACACTGAACATCAGCCAGCAGTTTACCAAAGTCAATGAGGTTTACATGCCTACGGCTATTAATTTTCAATTTGCAGGTAATGTGCTGGGATTTAAAATAGCCGGTTATTATGTGGGGATTTATAGTAATTATAATCTGGACCCTAAATTTCCAAAAAACTTTTTCAGTGGAGAAATCTTAAAAGTTACTGAAATGGTGAACAAAAAAGATTCCGTTTACTGGAAAAATAACAGGCCTATCCCTTTAACGGAAGATGAAAAAATCAATTATGTAAAAAAAGACAGCATAGCGAAGCTAAAAGAATCGAAAAAATATCTTGATTCTCTTGAAAGAGAAAACAATAAATTTGGTATTGGTAAGCTTTTACTCAGGGGGGTAAGTATTAATGATCGGTATGACAAGGAATATTGGAATTTCGACCCCGTATTAAAAGCTATATTCTACAATACTGTTGAAGGATTTGCCATAAAATATGGTGTTACCTACCGAAAGGATTTTGAGAATAGAAGATCTTATTCTATCCGACCTGAGTTGAGATACGGATTTGCTAACCAGAGGCTTACCGGAAGCTTAACCGGAAGCTATTATTACAACCCGCTTAAACGGGCCAGTGTAGGTGCATCGTTCGGAAACGGAGTCTTCGACCTGAACAACCTGGGCTCTATGACACAGCTGGGCAACACTATTAACTCATTATTTTATGAGAAAAATTTCGCCAAGTTTTACGAAAAGAGTTTTATAAATATCAATACCACCCGCGAACTGGCCTCGGGCCTTCAGGGAAGTGTGGCTGTAGATTACAACCGGAATAAAAGCCTCACCAATAACTCAACGTTTAAATTTATAGATGCGAAAGACCGCGAATTTACATCAAACAACCCTTTTAACCCAACCGAAGACACACCGCTTTTCCCAACCTACAATTCTTTCAGCGCAACAGCAAGTTTAACCTATACTTTTGGGCAGAAATACATTACCCGTCCGGATGGTAAGTTTTACACAGAATCAAAATTTCCTAAAATTACGGTATTATATAAAAAAGGATTTAATGGTGTATTAAACAGCGATGTTGATTACGATTTCGTGAAGCTTGAGGTTTCTCAGGACAGGATCGGATTTGGATTATGGGGTTACACTTCATTTTTGGCAGGTGTAGGCAAGTTCCTGAACAACAAAAACATGTATTACCCTGATTTCAAACATTTCGCAGGTAATATTTCCACCATATTTCCTCCTAATTTAAGGAAATTTCAATATTTAGATTTTTATCAGTTCAGTACCAACCAACAATATTTCGAAGCGCATTTGGAGCATAATTTCGCAGGTTTCTTTATGAATAAAATTCCATTGTTGCGCAAAGCTAAACTGGAAGAATTTATCGGTGGTGGTTATTTATCCTCACCTGAAAAAAGAAATTACAAAGAATTTTATTTTGGTATTCAACGCCTGGTACTGCGGGCAAGTTATGGTTTCGCTTATGATGGCGGAACTAAGTTAACCCAGGGTTTTAGGATATCTTATGGCTTCTGATAAGGTGTAGGGTATAAGGTGTAAGGTCAATGTCATTAAGTTTAAGCCATTGGCACAGGTGAAAATAATTTAACCACAGATAAAAAGGATGCACACAGATATAAAAATTCGTGTTTATCTGTGCAAATTTGTGGTTAAAAAACCTATATTCTGAAAACAGGGGTTAAAAACCTTCTACCTTAAGCCTTCTACCTTCCACCTTTTTTTATTATCTTTGCCCCGCTTTAAACGCCGTTTGCAACGGTATCAACAGCGTTATGAAAAAATATCAAACACTACTTTACTATTGCTATAGTTACATAGCGGAGGCAGAACAATTTGCTGCCGATCATCTTAAATTTTGTAAATCCTTAGATCTTGTTGGGCGTATTATCGTTGCCGACGAAGGTTTAAATGGTACCGTCTCCGGTACTGCTGAAGCATGCAAAGCCTATATGGAAGCGATACATGCTGATGAGCGGTTTGCCAAAACAGAATTTAAAATCGATAATGTAGAAGAACCTTCTTTCCTGAAAATGCACTGCCGTTACAAATCGGAAATTGTACATTCTGGTTTAAGGGATACTTCGATTATTGATCCGAACAAACAAACGGGTAAACATTTGGAGCCGGTAGATTTCATGAAAATGAAAGATGATGAGGATGTCATAATCCTTGATGTGCGTTCTAATTACGAACATAATCTAGGTAAATTTAAGAATGCAGTAACGTTGGATATCGAAAATTTCCGCGATTTCCCTGAGCAGATTAACCAGCTTGCCCAATATAAAGACAAAAAAATATTAACCTATTGCACTGGAGGTATTAAATGCGAAAAAGCATCTGCCCTATTATTGCACCATGGTTTTAACGATGTATACCAGTTGCATGGCGGTATTATCAAGTATGGTAAGGAAGCCGGTGGAAAGGATTTTGAAGGCAAATGTTATGTTTTCGATAACCGCATTGCTGTTGATGTGAACGAGGTAAACCCTACCATTGTTTCGGTTTGCTATAACTGTGGTAAAACTACACCAAAAATGATCAACTGTGCCAATCCGGAATGTAACGAGCACATTACCCAATGCGATGAGTGTGGCGAAGAACTTCAGGGCTGCTGCTCAACAGCATGCACTACTAATCCGCGTAAACGCCCTTACAATGGCACGGGTTATTATGTAAAAGTTCCGCAGCCGGTAGCGGTGAAAGGCTAAAGTGATTAAATAGATGGGTCGTCATCTCGACTGAAACGCAGTGAAATGGAGAGATTTATTGAAATAGATTTCTTGACTTCGTTGCACTCCGCTCGAAATGACGGCAATTTTACGAACTATTGAAATTTTGATCTTTTAGCGCCTGATTCCTTGACATCTACTACCGCTCACCTATATTAAACAATTTTTCACTTACTTTGTGTAATAATGGCTTTATCGAGTAACCATTTTATGCTAAACTATTTCCGTTTTTTATTACTGCTTTCCTGTTTTACAATAAGTGCCTATGCATCAGAAATTAAAAGCATTGGTGTACCCTATATCGAAAATTACCCTAAAGCTGTTTATTCATCAGGGAACCAGAATTGGAGCATAGCAAAAGATAATAAAGGGGTGATGTACTTTGGCAACGCAGAAGGCTTATTAACTTTTGATGGCCGTTACTGGCAGAAATACCAGATGCCAAACCGGCAGATTGTTAGAGCGGTAGCTACAGATAACAAAGGAAGGATTTATACCGGCGGTTTTGGCGAATTTGGTTTCTGGGCGTTTAAAAACAACAAATTAAGCTACAACTCGCTCATCAATTTATTACCAAAAGGCATTAAAATAAATGACGAGGTTTGGAAAATTTATGTAGATCAGGACCGGGTTATCTTTCAGTCTTTCTCCAAAATATTTATTTATAAAAACAATAAAATCGAAGTGGTAAAATCGCCGTCTTCTTTTTTGTTTTTACATAAAGTACGTAATAAGTATATTATTGAAGTGCTTGAAAAAGGTTTATTCGAACTGGTGGGCAATAAATTAATCCACATTCCCAATAGCGAAAAGCTGGGAAAAGAAGGTATTCTGTCCATTCTTCCCTATAAAACTGACGGACTTATTATTGGCACCAGTAAAAACGGTTTATTTACTTACGACGGGAAAGATTTTGCGCCCTTAAACACTTCAGCTAATAGCTATTTAAAAACCTATCAGCTTAATAACGGGGTAAGTTTACTCGGCAAATATTTCGCTTATGGCACTATCCTCAATGGGTTGATTATTATCGACGAAAATGGAAGGGTTGTTCAGCGGATCAACAAATCGAGCGGTTTACAAAACAATACGGTTTTGAGTTTATACGCCGATAATGAACAAAACCTATGGACCGGGCTTGACAATGGAATCGACCGGATAGAATTAAATTCGCCCCTATACTTCTATTTTGATAAAACCGGCCAGTTTGGAACGGTATACTCCAGCATTATTTTTAACAATAAAATTTACCTTGGCACCAATCAGGGCTTATTTTATAGTGAGTGGTCGCCTGATAATTTACTGCCTTTTAATTTTCGGTTGATCCCAAATTCGCAGGGACAGGTGTGGGAACTGACCATTATTGATAACGAACTGATTTGCGGCCACAATAGCGGTACATTCAAAGTAAATGGTGATCAAATTAACTGGTTATCCAGATCTGCTGGCGGGTGGACAATCAAAAAGCTAAACTCCAACCCAAATTACCTCGTTCAAGGTACTTATACCGGACTTTCGCTCTTTACAGAGTCTCCGGGTTCGGGATTAAAATTTGTAACAAAGATTGCAGGATTTGATGCGCCATCGAGATACGTAGAGCAAGATAATAAAGGTGATATCTGGGTAGCACATGCCTATAAGGGTTTATACAAATTGAGTTTAAGCCAAAATTACAGCAACGCTACCAGCGTTAAATATTTCGACGAAAAGAACGGTCTGCCCGGCAATTACAACATCAATATATTCAATTTAGAGAACAAAATTGTGTTTTCTTCTGATGCGGGTTTTTATACTTATGATGAGTTAAGTGATAAATTTACCAAGTACGCAGCGTTGAATAAAGAGCTCGGTTCATTTCAATCCTCCAATAAAATTATCAATGCTGGCGGCAAAAAATATTGGTTTATCAACCACGGTAAAACGGCCCTGGTTAATTTTAGTGAACCGGGCAAGGTAGAGATCGATTCCAATCAATTCAGTATTCTGGATGGCCGCATGGTACAATATTATGAAAACATCAGCCGCATCAGCAACGCGATTTACCTAATTAGTGTGGATGATGGCTTTGTCATTTATAACCCGACTGCGCAACTCAACCAGCAGAAACAAAAACTTCCTGCCGTTTTGATCAGGCGTGTAGAAGATATTACCGATAAATTTTCGCTCATTAGCGAAGCCGGAAACAGCGAAGAAGCAACAGAGATTCAGAACAACCGTAATAATATCCGTATTTCTTACGCACTGCCCTATTACCGTCAGGCCAAGGTTAAATACCAGATTTACCTTGAAGGTTACTCCCGTACCTGGTCTGACTGGAGTTATGCCACCGAAAAAGATTTCACTAATTTAAGCGCTGGAAACTATGTTTTTAAGGTTAGAGCAAAGATAGATGACAGTACGGTGAGTGAAGAAACCGTTTATAAGTTTACCATTTTGCGCCCATGGTACCTGAATAACTGGGCCATACTACTTTATGCCATTCTTTTTGTGACCGTATTGATTGTGGGGAAGAAAATTTATGAAAGGAAGCTGCAAAGGGATAGTCAGAAAATCAGCGAGCGCTTGCAGGCGGAACAGGAAGAAATATTAAGGCAGGAAGCAGAAACGAATGAGAAACAGATCATCAAGCTTCAAACAGAGAAACTTCAGGCAGAACTGGCTTCAAAAAACAGGGAACTGGCCAATTCTGCCATGACATTAGTCTATAAAAATGAGCTACTCCAAAAATTGAGCGACGAGATCACCAAGTTAAAGGATGAAAATGGCAAGAAACTTTCTGACGATCAAACCCGCAAAATTCAGAAAGTTATCAACGACGGCATGAACGATGAGCGCGATTGGCACCTGTTCGAAAATAGCTTTAACGAGGCGCATGAAAGTTTCTTCAAGAAATTAAAATCACAGCATCCCGACCTTGTTCCGAACGACTTAAAGCTCTGCGCTTACCTTAGGATGAATATGAGCAGTAAAGAAATGT
Proteins encoded in this region:
- a CDS encoding rhodanese-related sulfurtransferase, producing the protein MKKYQTLLYYCYSYIAEAEQFAADHLKFCKSLDLVGRIIVADEGLNGTVSGTAEACKAYMEAIHADERFAKTEFKIDNVEEPSFLKMHCRYKSEIVHSGLRDTSIIDPNKQTGKHLEPVDFMKMKDDEDVIILDVRSNYEHNLGKFKNAVTLDIENFRDFPEQINQLAQYKDKKILTYCTGGIKCEKASALLLHHGFNDVYQLHGGIIKYGKEAGGKDFEGKCYVFDNRIAVDVNEVNPTIVSVCYNCGKTTPKMINCANPECNEHITQCDECGEELQGCCSTACTTNPRKRPYNGTGYYVKVPQPVAVKG
- a CDS encoding triple tyrosine motif-containing protein, with protein sequence MLNYFRFLLLLSCFTISAYASEIKSIGVPYIENYPKAVYSSGNQNWSIAKDNKGVMYFGNAEGLLTFDGRYWQKYQMPNRQIVRAVATDNKGRIYTGGFGEFGFWAFKNNKLSYNSLINLLPKGIKINDEVWKIYVDQDRVIFQSFSKIFIYKNNKIEVVKSPSSFLFLHKVRNKYIIEVLEKGLFELVGNKLIHIPNSEKLGKEGILSILPYKTDGLIIGTSKNGLFTYDGKDFAPLNTSANSYLKTYQLNNGVSLLGKYFAYGTILNGLIIIDENGRVVQRINKSSGLQNNTVLSLYADNEQNLWTGLDNGIDRIELNSPLYFYFDKTGQFGTVYSSIIFNNKIYLGTNQGLFYSEWSPDNLLPFNFRLIPNSQGQVWELTIIDNELICGHNSGTFKVNGDQINWLSRSAGGWTIKKLNSNPNYLVQGTYTGLSLFTESPGSGLKFVTKIAGFDAPSRYVEQDNKGDIWVAHAYKGLYKLSLSQNYSNATSVKYFDEKNGLPGNYNINIFNLENKIVFSSDAGFYTYDELSDKFTKYAALNKELGSFQSSNKIINAGGKKYWFINHGKTALVNFSEPGKVEIDSNQFSILDGRMVQYYENISRISNAIYLISVDDGFVIYNPTAQLNQQKQKLPAVLIRRVEDITDKFSLISEAGNSEEATEIQNNRNNIRISYALPYYRQAKVKYQIYLEGYSRTWSDWSYATEKDFTNLSAGNYVFKVRAKIDDSTVSEETVYKFTILRPWYLNNWAILLYAILFVTVLIVGKKIYERKLQRDSQKISERLQAEQEEILRQEAETNEKQIIKLQTEKLQAELASKNRELANSAMTLVYKNELLQKLSDEITKLKDENGKKLSDDQTRKIQKVINDGMNDERDWHLFENSFNEAHESFFKKLKSQHPDLVPNDLKLCAYLRMNMSSKEMSSLLNISLRGVEIRRYRLRKKLEVPHDKNLTEFLMEL
- a CDS encoding DUF5686 and carboxypeptidase regulatory-like domain-containing protein, with product MIRICALLFFCGLTNFAFAQHFTVTGTIKDTNGQPVPFASVYLKSTTSGTSANIDGKYSIKLKSGEHTLSFRAVGYKQQEHIVNASANLVLNVTLTAESYTLENVNIRANAEDPAYAIIRKAIKQRKTHLEEVKVFSCDVYIKGVQRLKGAPKKFFGQDIQKILELDTNRKGIIYLSESQSKFNFRRPNDVHEEMISSKVAGRNNSFSFNKASDLIINFYDNYLLENKLSSRGYISPIADNALFYYKYKLLGESKENGEIIHKIEVIPRRENDPVFRGIIYIIDDSWRIYNTDVYLTKNAGINFIDTLNISQQFTKVNEVYMPTAINFQFAGNVLGFKIAGYYVGIYSNYNLDPKFPKNFFSGEILKVTEMVNKKDSVYWKNNRPIPLTEDEKINYVKKDSIAKLKESKKYLDSLERENNKFGIGKLLLRGVSINDRYDKEYWNFDPVLKAIFYNTVEGFAIKYGVTYRKDFENRRSYSIRPELRYGFANQRLTGSLTGSYYYNPLKRASVGASFGNGVFDLNNLGSMTQLGNTINSLFYEKNFAKFYEKSFININTTRELASGLQGSVAVDYNRNKSLTNNSTFKFIDAKDREFTSNNPFNPTEDTPLFPTYNSFSATASLTYTFGQKYITRPDGKFYTESKFPKITVLYKKGFNGVLNSDVDYDFVKLEVSQDRIGFGLWGYTSFLAGVGKFLNNKNMYYPDFKHFAGNISTIFPPNLRKFQYLDFYQFSTNQQYFEAHLEHNFAGFFMNKIPLLRKAKLEEFIGGGYLSSPEKRNYKEFYFGIQRLVLRASYGFAYDGGTKLTQGFRISYGF
- the kbl gene encoding glycine C-acetyltransferase produces the protein MYKTLQPVLQKELEEIENAGLFKRERIIITPQGADIKVSGGAEVVNFCANNYLGLSSHPKVIEAAKKAIDDHGYGMSSVRFICGTQDVHKELEAKISKFLGTEDTILYAAAFDANGGVFEPLFNAEDAIISDELNHASIIDGVRLCKAQRFRYKNADMEDLEKQLIAAKDCRHRIIVTDGAFSMDGSVAPLDKIADLADKYEALIMIDESHCTGFIGKNGRGTHEHFNVIDRIDIITGTLGKALGGASGGFTSGKKEIIDMLRQRSRPYLFSNTLAPAIAGASIAVLDMLSETTSLRDKLENNTKYFREKMTEAGFDIKPGFHPIVPVMLYDAKTAQQFAAKMLEEGIYVIGFFYPVVPQGKARIRVQLSAGHEQHHLDKAIAAFTKVGKELGVI